In one window of Methanococcoides methylutens DNA:
- a CDS encoding DMT family transporter, with amino-acid sequence MDIRELKKLENKRKMNKGYMWALFCAILWGIWYIPGTIIWAVPPFDSMWVAIDATHGGSMATIAVALLISAFNALTVIAALLIWNGYLGKFGEMKRTLKEFHPCSKWFFLASIFGGPIAILGSFIAIGFIGAGFAAVAALLYPVIGSVLARQWYGEQISKRAWMGILVIIVGGLTIFVGGAITEITSGSINYIGYIGGLMAALGWGIEGAIAGKGLDIAEPDVGITIRFIGEASIYWIILIPIFALVGYPMFEYALAAFNPLSIIVLGFAGITFGYCYVSWYKSFPLIGVGRGQGIGNLYGLCAVIFMYLFMAQVPAWTVLVGGALCVLGSFVMISEETGDAESLRGE; translated from the coding sequence TTGGATATAAGAGAATTGAAGAAGTTAGAAAATAAAAGGAAAATGAACAAGGGTTATATGTGGGCCCTATTCTGTGCAATCTTATGGGGTATATGGTATATTCCAGGTACTATTATCTGGGCAGTACCTCCATTTGATTCAATGTGGGTAGCTATTGATGCAACACACGGTGGTTCAATGGCAACCATTGCTGTAGCTCTTTTGATATCTGCATTCAATGCATTAACTGTTATAGCTGCATTGTTGATATGGAATGGATATCTTGGTAAATTCGGTGAGATGAAGAGGACACTGAAAGAGTTCCACCCATGCAGTAAATGGTTCTTCCTTGCATCTATCTTTGGTGGACCTATTGCTATACTTGGTTCATTCATCGCAATTGGATTCATTGGAGCAGGATTCGCAGCAGTCGCAGCTTTGTTGTACCCTGTGATCGGTTCCGTTCTTGCAAGGCAATGGTATGGTGAACAGATCTCCAAGAGAGCATGGATGGGTATCCTTGTCATCATTGTTGGTGGTCTTACTATCTTCGTTGGTGGAGCAATCACTGAGATCACATCCGGTAGTATCAATTACATTGGATACATTGGTGGTCTGATGGCAGCACTCGGATGGGGTATTGAAGGTGCAATCGCTGGTAAAGGTCTTGACATCGCAGAGCCTGATGTTGGTATCACTATCAGGTTCATCGGAGAGGCTTCTATCTACTGGATCATTCTAATACCAATTTTCGCACTCGTTGGCTATCCAATGTTCGAGTATGCACTCGCTGCATTCAACCCACTTTCAATCATAGTCCTTGGATTCGCAGGTATCACATTCGGTTACTGCTACGTTTCCTGGTATAAGTCATTCCCACTCATCGGTGTTGGAAGAGGTCAGGGTATCGGAAACCTTTACGGTCTTTGTGCTGTAATTTTCATGTACCTGTTCATGGCACAGGTGCCAGCATGGACTGTACTTGTCGGTGGTGCACTTTGTGTCCTCGGTAGCTTTGTAATGATTTCCGAAGAAACAGGTGATGCAGAATCTCTGAGAGGTGAGTAA
- a CDS encoding corrinoid protein encodes MVSQDEINAKAKAAVMEFDDELVEEICEEAIEAKVDIVSLIEDGLTAGMNEIGDQFEQGTLFLPHVIAASEAMSAGVAVLTPVLEAQGGAAASKGTIVIGTIEGDIHSIGKDIVATMLKIAGFKVVDLGRDVAIATYVDAVKEHKPLVIGSSALMTTTMVLQMQIEEQLKEAGIRDTVKTMVGGAPVTQDWADKIGSDIYAENATDAVVKCNAAAE; translated from the coding sequence ATGGTATCACAGGATGAAATTAACGCAAAAGCAAAAGCTGCAGTCATGGAATTCGATGACGAGCTTGTTGAAGAGATATGTGAAGAAGCAATCGAAGCAAAAGTCGATATAGTATCCCTTATTGAGGATGGTCTTACCGCAGGTATGAACGAAATAGGAGACCAGTTCGAACAGGGTACCCTTTTCCTTCCACACGTCATTGCAGCATCCGAAGCAATGAGCGCTGGTGTAGCAGTCCTCACACCTGTCCTTGAGGCACAGGGTGGCGCAGCAGCATCTAAGGGAACAATCGTCATCGGTACAATCGAGGGTGACATCCACTCCATCGGTAAGGACATTGTCGCAACAATGCTCAAGATCGCTGGATTCAAGGTAGTTGACCTCGGTAGAGATGTCGCAATCGCTACATACGTCGATGCAGTCAAGGAACACAAGCCACTTGTAATCGGTTCTTCCGCACTCATGACCACAACAATGGTCCTTCAGATGCAGATCGAAGAGCAGCTCAAGGAAGCTGGAATCCGTGACACAGTCAAGACCATGGTCGGTGGCGCACCTGTCACACAGGACTGGGCAGACAAGATCGGCTCAGACATCTACGCAGAGAACGCAACAGACGCAGTCGTTAAATGTAACGCAGCAGCTGAGTAA
- the mtbC gene encoding dimethylamine corrinoid protein MtbC yields the protein MVFKGGFKTTTEELFKELSDAVVSCKKDDVIAAVGKAKGQAPAVELIDNGLAAGMNEVGVLFERGKLFLPHVMMAADAMSAGVELLQDELASGEGAGSKLGVIVNGTVEGDVHDIGKAIVSTMLQAAGFEVHDIGRDVPLQNFIDKIKETNADMVGLSALMTTTLQGQKEVIELLKENGMRDGIKVMVGGAPATDAWAKKIGADCYAENASEAVVKAKELLL from the coding sequence ATTGTTTTCAAAGGAGGTTTTAAAACGACAACAGAAGAATTATTCAAAGAACTATCCGATGCGGTAGTAAGTTGCAAGAAAGATGATGTAATCGCTGCAGTAGGCAAGGCAAAGGGCCAGGCACCAGCAGTAGAACTTATCGACAACGGTCTCGCAGCAGGTATGAACGAAGTCGGTGTACTCTTCGAGAGAGGAAAACTCTTCCTTCCACACGTTATGATGGCAGCAGATGCAATGTCCGCTGGTGTAGAGTTACTTCAGGACGAACTTGCATCCGGTGAAGGCGCAGGCAGCAAGCTCGGTGTAATTGTAAACGGTACCGTCGAGGGTGACGTTCACGACATCGGTAAGGCAATCGTATCAACCATGCTCCAGGCAGCAGGCTTTGAAGTCCACGATATTGGCAGGGACGTTCCACTCCAGAACTTCATCGACAAGATCAAGGAAACCAACGCTGACATGGTCGGTCTCTCCGCACTTATGACAACCACCCTCCAGGGCCAGAAAGAAGTCATTGAGCTTCTCAAGGAGAACGGCATGAGAGATGGTATCAAGGTAATGGTCGGCGGCGCTCCAGCAACAGACGCATGGGCAAAGAAGATCGGCGCAGACTGCTATGCAGAAAACGCAAGTGAAGCTGTAGTAAAAGCAAAAGAACTCCTCTTATAA